Proteins from a genomic interval of Hydrogenophaga sp. PAMC20947:
- a CDS encoding MarC family protein has product MDFKPLITLLAIVNPLAIVPFFIHYTQGFSSAQRKRTILTASFSAFVVIAICAILGLQILEFFGISLASFQVGGGLLLLTSALSMLNAQPAEAKVTQEEMDDASAARTSVAVVPLTIPLLTGPAAMSTVVIYADQAKTFFQHAALVGYGVVIALATAVCFALAKPIARFLGQTGINVMTRLMGLILAALSVEVMAAGLMKLFPALAG; this is encoded by the coding sequence GCGATCGTGCCGTTCTTTATCCACTACACGCAGGGATTCAGCTCCGCGCAGCGCAAGCGCACTATCCTCACCGCCTCCTTCAGCGCCTTCGTCGTGATCGCGATCTGCGCGATTCTTGGTCTGCAAATTCTCGAATTTTTTGGCATTTCATTGGCCAGTTTTCAAGTCGGGGGGGGCCTTCTACTGCTGACCTCGGCACTCTCCATGCTCAACGCGCAGCCTGCGGAAGCCAAGGTGACCCAGGAAGAAATGGACGACGCGTCCGCCGCCCGCACCTCGGTGGCCGTGGTTCCGCTGACCATCCCTTTGCTCACCGGACCTGCCGCGATGTCCACGGTGGTGATTTACGCCGACCAGGCCAAAACCTTCTTCCAGCACGCCGCTCTGGTGGGCTACGGGGTAGTGATTGCGCTGGCGACTGCGGTGTGCTTCGCGCTGGCCAAACCCATCGCCCGATTTCTGGGTCAGACCGGGATCAACGTGATGACGCGTCTGATGGGTTTGATTTTGGCTGCGCTATCGGTCGAGGTCATGGCCGCTGGACTGATGAAGCTCTTTCCGGCGCTGGCCGGATAA
- a CDS encoding 2-dehydropantoate 2-reductase, which yields MSELKLDRVAIVGAGAIGGWMGVHLAQVGCELSVLARGETLSSLQRDGLELRSGEATVSVPVRASNDAAQLGVQDLVVIAVKAPSLASVAAQIAPLVGPDTIVLTAMNGVPWWFLDGFGGALAGKALASVDPSGEIAKAIPTKHVLGCVVHASCSLDAPGVVRHHFGDGLIVGEPGGGVSDRAQALAALLQKSGFKATASPQIQKDIWYKLWGNMTVNPISALTGATTDLILGDDLVRGFVSAVMLEAKAIGEHIGIPIDQQPEDRHAVTRKLGAFKTSMLQDVEAGKALELDGLVSAVRELGQLTGVATPFTDALLGLSRLQAQTLGLYPKSPSA from the coding sequence ATGAGTGAATTGAAACTGGATCGCGTCGCGATCGTGGGCGCTGGCGCCATTGGCGGCTGGATGGGCGTGCATCTGGCGCAGGTCGGGTGTGAGCTCAGCGTGCTGGCGCGTGGCGAAACACTCTCGAGTTTGCAACGTGATGGTCTGGAGCTTCGCTCGGGCGAGGCCACCGTTTCGGTACCGGTTCGGGCGTCGAACGATGCGGCTCAATTGGGTGTTCAAGATCTGGTCGTGATCGCCGTGAAGGCCCCTTCACTGGCATCCGTGGCGGCACAAATTGCACCCCTGGTGGGGCCAGATACGATCGTGCTCACCGCCATGAACGGTGTGCCCTGGTGGTTCCTCGATGGCTTTGGTGGCGCACTCGCCGGCAAGGCCTTGGCCTCGGTTGACCCTTCCGGGGAAATCGCGAAGGCGATTCCCACGAAGCATGTGCTGGGCTGCGTGGTGCACGCCAGCTGCTCCTTGGACGCGCCCGGTGTGGTGCGCCACCACTTTGGTGATGGCCTCATCGTGGGCGAGCCTGGCGGCGGTGTCAGCGATCGGGCGCAGGCGTTGGCTGCATTGCTGCAGAAGTCCGGATTCAAGGCCACGGCTTCCCCGCAAATTCAAAAAGACATCTGGTACAAGCTTTGGGGCAACATGACCGTCAACCCCATCAGCGCGTTGACCGGTGCCACGACCGATCTCATCCTGGGTGACGACCTGGTGCGGGGCTTTGTGTCTGCCGTGATGCTGGAAGCCAAGGCGATCGGCGAGCACATCGGCATACCGATCGATCAGCAACCTGAAGACCGGCACGCGGTGACCCGCAAGCTGGGGGCTTTCAAAACCTCGATGCTGCAGGACGTGGAGGCCGGCAAGGCCTTGGAGCTCGATGGATTGGTGAGTGCTGTGCGCGAGTTGGGCCAGCTCACCGGCGTGGCCACGCCGTTCACCGACGCCCTGCTGGGTTTGAGCCGCCTGCAGGCACAGACGCTGGGTCTTTACCCGAAGAGTCCCAGCGCCTGA